The following are encoded together in the Adhaeribacter arboris genome:
- a CDS encoding type II toxin-antitoxin system death-on-curing family toxin, giving the protein MHNLLIEEFGGAKGIRDLGALDAAINRPFATFDQQELYPNPVDKAAAIIESILINHPFLDGNKRTGYVLMRLLLLQSA; this is encoded by the coding sequence ATACATAATCTGTTAATAGAAGAATTTGGAGGAGCAAAAGGGATAAGAGATTTAGGAGCGTTAGATGCCGCTATAAATCGACCATTTGCCACATTCGACCAACAAGAACTTTATCCCAATCCAGTCGACAAAGCAGCCGCCATTATTGAAAGCATCTTGATTAACCACCCGTTCCTGGACGGTAATAAACGAACTGGTTATGTATTAATGCGTCTTTTACTTTTACAATCAGCGTAA
- a CDS encoding NADAR family protein — protein sequence MNYSIEWLKRNLEEGKRFKYLYFWGHQSNKKEITASCFSQWWVAPFTVDNVVYKTAVAVAQPLD from the coding sequence ATGAATTACAGTATTGAATGGCTTAAAAGAAACTTGGAAGAAGGAAAAAGATTTAAATATCTCTACTTCTGGGGTCACCAGTCAAATAAAAAAGAAATTACAGCCTCTTGTTTTAGCCAGTGGTGGGTTGCCCCTTTTACGGTTGATAATGTAGTTTATAAAACCGCAGTGGCTGTTGCACAACCCCTTGATTGA
- a CDS encoding DNA methyltransferase, translating to MSNFLTVDEVAQTLKVTRQTVAKYIQRKELNAVKINKSYRVSYSEFENFLSSNSVVSEPEAIYFKKSRNCFLDYQGKSEEKEILTSRHLGTIKPIELNHKDDFNKFIFGDNFFVLKNLLSDLRGKIDLIYIDPPYGTGQDFSNLDNDHAYSDKLLHGDFLEFLRRRLFLLRELLSENGSIYLHIDKKIGHYVKIIMDEVFGYNNFINDITRIKCNPKNFARNAYGNYSDIILFYAKERDKNIWNEVKEELTKEEENIFFPKIHPKYGRYTTNPLHAPGETIDGDTGKEWNGLMPPKGRHWRYSREELTRLDMQGLIEWSETGNPRKMIFAKEHKGKKVQDVWEFKDKGLSYVDYPTQKNHEMLRRIISNSSNEDSVVLDCFAGSGSTLFVANELKRKWIGIDNSTQSLSVVKSNFKKEKIKCNFFEYISLD from the coding sequence ATGAGTAATTTTTTAACTGTTGATGAGGTAGCCCAAACCTTAAAAGTTACAAGGCAAACAGTTGCAAAGTATATTCAAAGAAAGGAATTAAACGCTGTTAAGATAAATAAGAGTTATCGTGTTTCTTATTCAGAGTTTGAAAACTTTCTTTCTTCCAATTCAGTTGTGTCGGAACCAGAAGCTATATATTTTAAAAAATCAAGAAATTGTTTTTTAGACTATCAAGGTAAAAGTGAAGAAAAAGAGATTCTAACTTCAAGGCATTTAGGGACAATTAAGCCTATTGAACTTAATCACAAAGACGATTTTAATAAGTTCATTTTTGGCGATAATTTCTTTGTATTAAAAAATCTTCTTTCAGACCTAAGGGGGAAAATTGATCTTATTTATATTGACCCTCCCTACGGGACAGGTCAAGATTTTTCTAACCTTGACAATGACCATGCTTATTCTGATAAGTTATTGCATGGCGACTTTTTGGAGTTCCTAAGAAGGAGACTTTTTTTGCTTAGGGAGCTGCTTTCTGAAAATGGAAGCATCTATTTGCATATTGATAAAAAGATTGGGCATTATGTAAAAATTATTATGGATGAAGTGTTTGGCTATAATAATTTTATAAATGATATAACACGGATTAAATGCAACCCTAAAAATTTTGCAAGAAATGCATATGGCAATTACTCAGATATTATTTTGTTTTATGCAAAGGAAAGAGACAAAAATATTTGGAATGAGGTAAAAGAAGAACTAACAAAAGAAGAAGAGAATATTTTTTTTCCTAAAATCCATCCCAAATATGGTCGATATACTACTAATCCATTACATGCTCCAGGTGAGACAATTGATGGCGATACCGGAAAGGAATGGAATGGATTAATGCCTCCTAAAGGAAGGCATTGGCGATATAGTAGGGAAGAACTTACACGACTTGATATGCAAGGATTAATTGAATGGTCTGAAACCGGAAATCCAAGAAAAATGATTTTTGCTAAGGAACACAAAGGGAAAAAGGTTCAAGATGTTTGGGAATTCAAGGATAAAGGATTGTCTTACGTTGATTACCCAACACAAAAAAATCATGAAATGCTCCGTAGAATTATTTCAAATTCCTCTAATGAAGATTCTGTTGTACTTGATTGCTTTGCTGGAAGTGGCTCAACTTTATTCGTTGCCAATGAGCTAAAAAGAAAGTGGATTGGAATTGATAATTCTACCCAATCCTTATCTGTTGTGAAAAGCAATTTCAAAAAGGAAAAAATTAAGTGTAACTTCTTTGAATATATATCACTTGATTAA
- a CDS encoding ABC transporter ATP-binding protein: protein MVPILQINNLSKRYGSVQALNQVSFNVEAGSVYGLLGPNGSGKTTTLGIVLDVLHASSGTFQWFGEPLSHQTKRRIGAILETPNFYPYLSAYQNLQVAADVKGVPHQAIEPILEMVGLLNRKNSAFKGFSLGMKQRLALASALLNNPEVLVLDEPTNGLDPQGIAEVRELILSIARQGKTILIASHLLDEVEKVCTHVAVLQTGELRAAGPVASILAKDDQVIIQVAGDEQKVQALLQKLPVTLIKTDREQLILALQPGFTSADLNKAFFENGLVLSQLTIKKKSLETQFLQLTNNRNG from the coding sequence TTGGTTCCCATTCTGCAAATAAATAATTTATCTAAAAGGTACGGTTCGGTGCAAGCCTTGAACCAGGTCAGCTTTAACGTAGAAGCAGGCAGTGTGTACGGTTTACTGGGTCCAAATGGCAGCGGCAAAACTACCACGTTGGGTATTGTATTGGATGTATTGCACGCTAGTTCCGGCACTTTCCAGTGGTTTGGTGAGCCGCTTAGCCACCAAACCAAACGCCGCATTGGCGCTATCCTAGAAACACCTAATTTTTACCCGTACTTATCGGCTTACCAGAATTTGCAGGTGGCAGCCGACGTAAAAGGAGTCCCGCACCAAGCTATTGAGCCGATTTTAGAAATGGTAGGACTGCTTAACCGGAAAAATTCCGCTTTTAAAGGATTTTCGCTCGGCATGAAACAACGTTTAGCGCTGGCTTCTGCCCTATTAAACAATCCCGAAGTATTAGTGCTCGATGAACCTACCAACGGCCTGGACCCGCAGGGTATCGCCGAAGTACGGGAATTAATTTTAAGCATTGCCCGACAGGGTAAAACCATACTTATTGCCAGCCATTTGCTCGACGAAGTGGAAAAAGTATGCACCCACGTAGCCGTATTACAAACCGGGGAACTAAGAGCGGCGGGGCCGGTAGCGAGTATTCTGGCAAAAGATGACCAGGTAATTATTCAGGTGGCCGGCGACGAACAAAAAGTACAAGCCTTATTGCAAAAACTACCGGTTACCCTTATTAAAACCGACCGGGAACAGCTTATTTTAGCTCTGCAACCGGGTTTTACCAGCGCGGATTTAAATAAAGCCTTTTTCGAGAACGGATTAGTTTTGAGCCAATTAACCATAAAAAAGAAAAGCTTGGAAACGCAGTTTTTACAACTTACTAATAATCGTAACGGATGA
- a CDS encoding DUF1330 domain-containing protein produces MADSKLYLTLFLYLHEGEEATFLEYEDQVLPMLAKYKGELIYRIRPEITNFVQPSAEYPYEIHLISFSSAQDFENFRQDKERLALFPLFQKSVRKVLLLPSPEV; encoded by the coding sequence ATGGCAGATTCTAAATTATACCTTACTTTGTTCTTGTATCTTCACGAAGGTGAGGAAGCAACTTTTCTGGAGTACGAAGACCAGGTATTACCCATGCTGGCCAAGTATAAGGGCGAGTTGATTTACCGTATCCGGCCGGAAATTACTAATTTTGTGCAGCCTTCAGCCGAGTATCCTTACGAAATTCATCTAATTTCTTTTTCTTCTGCGCAGGATTTCGAAAATTTCCGCCAGGATAAAGAACGGCTCGCTCTTTTTCCTTTGTTTCAAAAGTCTGTCCGGAAAGTTTTGCTGTTGCCCAGCCCGGAAGTATAA
- a CDS encoding cytochrome d ubiquinol oxidase subunit II, with protein MNSPAGFTWENGQAWNIDPVAAIVILFTGFPRVYATISLALPIPLLIVLVGIVLRGSSFPFRHYGITHDRTHAYYTLFFKISSFVTPFFLGITLGAMILGEIRVTTTGSFYQQFIRPWCNVFCLAVGLFSTALFGYIAAVFLIGEANYPIEQQRYSRLSKILLFLTFALGILVFVAAEWSNHPLFHQNF; from the coding sequence ATGAACAGTCCGGCCGGTTTTACCTGGGAGAACGGCCAAGCTTGGAATATTGATCCGGTAGCGGCAATTGTTATTCTGTTTACCGGGTTTCCGCGGGTGTATGCTACGATTAGTTTAGCTTTGCCCATTCCGCTCCTAATTGTGCTGGTGGGCATTGTTTTACGCGGTTCTTCTTTTCCTTTCCGGCATTATGGTATTACCCACGACCGAACCCATGCCTATTACACTTTATTTTTCAAAATTTCGAGTTTTGTAACCCCTTTTTTTTTAGGAATTACCTTGGGCGCCATGATTTTGGGAGAAATTAGGGTAACTACTACCGGCAGTTTTTATCAGCAATTTATCCGGCCTTGGTGCAACGTTTTTTGTTTAGCAGTGGGTTTATTTTCTACTGCTCTTTTTGGCTATATAGCGGCCGTATTTTTAATTGGCGAGGCAAATTATCCCATTGAACAACAACGGTATAGCCGCTTATCAAAAATATTATTGTTTCTGACTTTTGCCTTAGGAATATTGGTTTTCGTAGCGGCTGAATGGTCTAATCATCCTTTATTCCATCAAAATTTTTAA
- a CDS encoding diacylglycerol/lipid kinase family protein: MAAKTNILFILNPKSGRASQVNVPDLLSRYLDASQFTPKLVFTEYAGHATELARQAAREGFKIVGAIGGDGTVNEVASGLLDSGAILAILPKGSGNGLARHLGIPLNLRHAIRIINEYHYSAIDTGTINDHPFFCTAGIGFDAYISSVFATSRKRGLQTYIRLVLQEFIQFKPQEAVLHLNGQPLTTQVFVVAFANATQYGNNAHIAPKADIRDGLLDVCLIRELDFRKAIHLSLGMLTKRIAAGSSAEYFTTTAVDVTSEQPFKFHADGEYVGEATEFKVSINPLSLKVIHPKGK; encoded by the coding sequence ATGGCGGCAAAAACAAATATTCTTTTTATTCTTAATCCCAAATCCGGACGTGCCAGCCAGGTAAACGTTCCCGACTTGCTCAGCCGCTACCTGGATGCTTCTCAATTTACCCCTAAACTAGTATTTACCGAGTACGCGGGGCACGCTACGGAACTGGCCCGGCAGGCTGCCCGGGAAGGTTTTAAAATAGTGGGAGCCATTGGGGGCGACGGTACCGTTAACGAGGTAGCTTCCGGATTATTAGATTCGGGTGCTATTTTAGCTATTCTACCGAAGGGTTCCGGCAACGGCTTGGCGCGCCATCTAGGTATTCCCTTAAATTTACGCCACGCTATCCGGATTATAAACGAATACCATTACTCTGCCATTGATACCGGCACTATTAACGACCATCCCTTTTTTTGTACCGCCGGTATCGGGTTCGATGCCTATATCAGTTCGGTTTTTGCTACCAGCAGGAAACGCGGTTTGCAGACGTATATCCGGTTGGTACTGCAGGAGTTTATCCAGTTTAAACCTCAGGAAGCCGTTTTACACTTAAACGGGCAGCCCCTGACTACCCAGGTTTTTGTGGTGGCCTTTGCTAATGCCACCCAATACGGTAATAATGCCCACATTGCCCCTAAAGCCGATATTCGCGACGGTTTGCTGGATGTTTGCCTGATCCGGGAACTGGATTTCCGGAAAGCTATTCATTTAAGCTTAGGAATGCTCACCAAACGTATTGCCGCCGGCAGCTCCGCTGAATATTTTACCACTACTGCTGTCGACGTAACCAGCGAACAGCCTTTCAAATTTCACGCGGATGGGGAATACGTAGGCGAAGCAACTGAATTTAAGGTGAGTATTAATCCTTTATCCTTAAAAGTTATTCACCCGAAAGGCAAGTAG
- a CDS encoding ABC transporter permease subunit produces the protein MSRLLITELRKLFPYRTFWTILLLFTGLLFLFVYLGSKIELNGQAAGPKLYSFPDIWLKLAYIASYFNLLLGILIIIIITDEYSFRTLRQQVIDGWFKRDIVLAKLLVILVMAAFGTCVLLGLGLFFGLSYSPVTPGSQVVQDLRHLIFYFVQAVGYMSLAMLFAFLIRKNGLAIIAFLVYAKIIEPIIHSRFPDEVDQYFPMKVLSSLTPMPGRDILESLTGPALALTPTAALLPAIGYIGVFSILAYLILKYRDL, from the coding sequence ATGAGTCGTCTGCTAATAACTGAATTACGCAAATTATTTCCTTATCGTACTTTCTGGACCATCTTGCTCTTATTTACCGGGTTGTTATTCCTGTTTGTGTATCTGGGCAGTAAAATTGAGCTGAATGGTCAGGCGGCGGGACCTAAATTGTATAGTTTCCCCGATATTTGGTTAAAACTCGCTTATATTGCCAGCTATTTTAATCTCTTATTAGGCATTCTTATTATCATCATCATTACCGACGAATACAGTTTCCGGACGCTGCGGCAACAGGTTATTGATGGCTGGTTTAAGCGCGATATTGTTTTGGCCAAGCTGCTGGTTATTTTAGTAATGGCGGCTTTCGGCACTTGCGTATTATTGGGTTTAGGATTATTCTTTGGTCTTTCTTATTCGCCAGTTACGCCGGGCAGCCAAGTTGTTCAGGATCTCCGGCATTTAATTTTTTACTTTGTGCAAGCCGTAGGTTATATGAGCTTGGCCATGTTGTTTGCTTTCCTGATTCGTAAAAACGGATTAGCCATTATTGCTTTTTTGGTGTACGCTAAAATTATAGAACCTATTATTCATTCCCGTTTCCCCGACGAAGTAGACCAGTATTTTCCCATGAAAGTGCTTTCGAGCCTGACCCCGATGCCCGGCCGCGATATACTGGAGTCCCTCACCGGACCCGCACTGGCGCTTACTCCTACCGCTGCTTTGCTTCCGGCTATTGGCTACATAGGGGTATTTTCTATTCTAGCTTATCTTATTTTAAAATACCGCGATTTATAA
- a CDS encoding universal stress protein, whose translation MNNPQPGIRKIVVPIDFSDLSQQAYQVALQLARKSGAMIKLLHIIELPLTSGYGTSYAGIEMNPVGAYQSYDFMLPELLEQSKQQMNKLVEMGAAQGVIIESEVVTDLAVNKIVNVVTEEQVDLVVIGSAGAEGLEEFLIGSDAEEVVRHCPCPVLTIKQPTSGNFEVQQILFPSDFAPETTAIVPILTFFQQFFGARLNLLYVRTKNDSSSEQELHDRMQAFVQAHHLTEVHFLIQPNSSASEGILEVVNTVTPDLILMPTHGRTGLAHLFHKSVAESVVNHASIPVLTFHWPTTSS comes from the coding sequence ATGAATAATCCACAACCTGGTATCCGGAAGATTGTAGTACCCATTGATTTTTCGGATCTATCGCAACAAGCCTATCAGGTAGCGTTGCAACTAGCCCGGAAAAGCGGAGCCATGATAAAGTTGCTGCACATTATCGAATTGCCTTTAACATCTGGCTACGGAACTTCTTACGCCGGTATCGAAATGAATCCGGTAGGGGCGTACCAAAGTTATGATTTTATGCTGCCGGAACTACTTGAGCAATCGAAACAGCAAATGAATAAGTTAGTGGAAATGGGTGCCGCGCAAGGTGTAATTATTGAGTCGGAAGTAGTAACTGACCTGGCGGTAAATAAGATTGTAAATGTAGTTACCGAAGAGCAGGTAGATCTGGTAGTAATTGGCTCCGCTGGGGCAGAAGGTCTGGAAGAATTTTTAATTGGTTCGGATGCCGAAGAAGTTGTCCGTCATTGTCCGTGCCCCGTGCTTACGATTAAACAGCCTACTTCCGGTAACTTTGAGGTGCAACAAATTTTATTTCCGTCGGATTTTGCTCCTGAAACAACTGCCATTGTACCTATTCTTACTTTTTTCCAGCAATTTTTTGGGGCAAGGTTAAATTTATTGTACGTCCGGACGAAGAACGATTCCAGCAGCGAGCAGGAATTACATGATCGAATGCAAGCTTTTGTACAGGCTCATCACTTAACCGAAGTACATTTTCTTATTCAACCTAATTCTTCGGCCAGCGAGGGTATTTTGGAAGTAGTAAATACCGTAACGCCCGATTTAATTTTAATGCCTACCCACGGCCGCACGGGCCTGGCGCATTTGTTTCATAAGAGCGTGGCCGAAAGCGTGGTGAACCATGCATCTATTCCGGTGCTTACGTTTCATTGGCCAACCACTTCTTCCTAA
- a CDS encoding IS1182 family transposase produces the protein MQGRKVLEDEKALLFSLSAHVPEHNFYRRLKQQLNLDFLYELTQPYYGRCGQQSIDPVVFFKLCLVGYLENIVSDRQLIEHCSLRLDLLYFLDYQIDEPLPWHSTVSRTRQLYPEKLFELLFDRVFRLCVEKGMVAGHRQAIDSAPIKANASMDSLLLKQSPESVKKHLTKVILENEAVVKKSNQNKEGKPEQFLSAPEYQLRKLEKHQDQLKASPKGLGGKHEKARLVSNKTHYSSTDPDARISVKPGKARQLNYYCSLAVDTAKGVISHVQADLADGRDSQYLPAITLRLQRRLLDNELRLKELLADGGYSNGSNYAFLEQRKITGWIPVFGQYKSEIEGFPYDQQADYFTCPTGKILAFKTYDTNAEGGLLKIYRATYQDCKHCPLKSSCVPKSQCRQITRTAYDSEYRRALERQQSRKGKRMKRVRQSTVEPVFGSLIHYYGLRKIGVRGKAGAHKVMLLATTAFNLKKYLKFKPVKAVSQALALQKNQESAFSSYSFAFTKLFFH, from the coding sequence ATGCAAGGCAGAAAGGTTTTGGAAGATGAAAAGGCGTTGCTTTTTTCGCTCTCGGCACATGTACCAGAACACAACTTCTATCGCCGCTTGAAACAGCAGTTGAATTTGGATTTTCTCTACGAGCTTACCCAACCTTACTACGGACGATGTGGTCAGCAGTCGATCGATCCGGTAGTCTTCTTTAAGCTCTGCTTGGTGGGTTACCTGGAGAATATTGTTTCCGACCGCCAACTGATCGAGCACTGTAGCCTCCGACTAGATCTGCTTTACTTTTTAGACTACCAAATAGATGAGCCCTTGCCCTGGCACTCCACGGTTTCTCGTACTCGGCAGCTTTACCCGGAGAAGTTGTTTGAGCTACTGTTTGATAGAGTCTTTCGCTTATGTGTCGAGAAAGGCATGGTAGCCGGTCATCGGCAGGCGATTGACTCCGCCCCCATTAAGGCCAATGCTTCGATGGATAGCCTGCTTTTAAAACAATCACCCGAGTCGGTGAAAAAGCACTTAACGAAGGTTATCCTCGAGAATGAAGCGGTAGTAAAGAAGTCCAACCAGAATAAAGAGGGAAAGCCAGAACAGTTCCTCTCGGCTCCGGAGTACCAGTTAAGAAAACTGGAAAAGCACCAAGATCAGCTGAAAGCATCTCCCAAAGGCTTAGGCGGTAAGCACGAGAAGGCCCGCCTGGTCAGCAATAAAACGCACTACAGTTCCACCGATCCGGATGCCCGCATATCGGTCAAACCGGGCAAAGCCAGACAACTTAACTATTATTGCAGCCTGGCGGTGGATACAGCCAAAGGCGTTATCAGCCATGTTCAAGCGGATTTGGCTGATGGGCGGGACAGCCAATATTTGCCGGCTATCACGCTGAGATTGCAGCGACGGCTACTAGATAATGAACTACGTCTAAAGGAACTGCTAGCGGATGGTGGCTATTCTAACGGTAGCAACTACGCCTTTTTAGAGCAAAGAAAGATAACGGGCTGGATACCCGTATTTGGCCAGTACAAGTCCGAGATAGAAGGTTTTCCTTATGACCAACAAGCTGACTATTTCACCTGTCCGACCGGGAAGATACTCGCCTTTAAGACCTATGACACCAATGCGGAGGGAGGTTTGCTAAAAATCTACCGGGCTACCTACCAGGACTGTAAACATTGCCCGCTCAAATCTTCTTGCGTTCCCAAAAGCCAATGCCGCCAAATCACCCGTACTGCATACGATTCGGAATATCGACGAGCATTAGAAAGACAGCAAAGTAGAAAAGGTAAACGGATGAAGCGAGTTCGACAAAGCACGGTAGAGCCGGTCTTCGGCAGCTTAATTCATTACTATGGTCTCCGGAAAATAGGAGTGCGGGGTAAAGCCGGGGCTCACAAGGTGATGCTGCTGGCCACCACTGCTTTTAACTTGAAGAAATATCTGAAGTTTAAACCGGTGAAAGCGGTCAGCCAAGCTTTGGCACTTCAAAAGAATCAAGAATCTGCTTTTAGCAGCTATTCTTTTGCTTTTACTAAGCTGTTTTTCCACTAA
- a CDS encoding putative quinol monooxygenase: MTKQVQYTVELTIAPGKIEEFRKMMQSFLEAIQSQEPDTNAFQIYLNEAESKAYLVEWFQHSEAVLAHFANVGPMLPELLAIAPITRFEVFGNLSKEAEEAVKALGATILPYHAGFIRE; this comes from the coding sequence ATGACCAAGCAAGTGCAATACACCGTCGAGCTTACTATTGCTCCGGGCAAAATAGAGGAGTTCAGAAAAATGATGCAATCCTTCCTGGAAGCTATTCAAAGCCAGGAACCCGATACCAATGCTTTTCAAATTTACTTGAATGAGGCGGAAAGTAAGGCGTACTTAGTGGAATGGTTTCAACATTCAGAGGCGGTTCTCGCCCATTTTGCCAATGTCGGGCCGATGCTACCCGAACTCCTGGCCATTGCTCCCATTACCCGTTTCGAAGTATTCGGCAACCTATCCAAAGAGGCCGAAGAGGCGGTAAAAGCTTTAGGGGCTACTATTTTACCCTACCATGCCGGCTTTATCCGGGAATAG
- a CDS encoding NADAR family protein, producing MLLLSCFSTKRALLGAALSSDREIGRGSKGSCATATAEHWMMAQKAHLFGDSDAFDKIVKARTPGEAKAIGREVKNFDDSVWEEQRFEIVVNGSLQKFGQHQDLQEFLINTKDRILVEASPVDNIWGIGLSVDDKKAENPEHWEGLNLLGFALMETRDILNNNLKQLPPNHV from the coding sequence TTGCTTTTACTAAGCTGTTTTTCCACTAAGAGAGCACTATTAGGAGCAGCATTGAGTTCAGATAGGGAAATAGGACGCGGCTCAAAAGGGAGTTGTGCAACAGCCACCGCAGAGCATTGGATGATGGCTCAGAAAGCACACCTGTTTGGTGACAGTGATGCTTTTGATAAAATAGTAAAAGCAAGAACACCTGGTGAAGCCAAAGCCATCGGACGTGAGGTCAAAAACTTCGATGATTCTGTTTGGGAAGAACAACGCTTTGAAATTGTGGTCAATGGAAGCCTCCAAAAATTCGGACAGCATCAAGACTTGCAAGAATTCTTAATAAATACTAAAGATAGAATACTTGTAGAGGCAAGTCCTGTTGATAATATCTGGGGAATTGGGTTATCAGTCGACGACAAAAAAGCCGAAAATCCCGAACATTGGGAAGGTCTTAATCTATTAGGATTCGCTCTGATGGAGACAAGGGATATTCTGAACAATAACTTAAAACAACTGCCCCCTAACCACGTGTAA
- a CDS encoding cytochrome ubiquinol oxidase subunit I — protein sequence MDNLVAARLQMAVSLGWHIVFACIGMTMPVLMAYSEWK from the coding sequence ATGGACAATTTAGTAGCTGCCCGTTTGCAAATGGCCGTTTCGTTAGGCTGGCATATTGTGTTCGCTTGTATTGGCATGACCATGCCGGTTTTAATGGCTTACAGCGAATGGAAATAA
- a CDS encoding M14 family metallopeptidase, with translation MLVTLLSLILQINPITPPPGNWLTPYEKSYGKKTATYKECISYYQALDNAFEELKLIEYGATDSGKPLHVAVVSMDKDFNPTSVRRKNKRVILIQNGIHPGEPEGIDASMMLARDYLQKKEGRALLKEVVLVFIPIYNVDGALNRNSYSRANQDGPESFGFRGNARNLDLNRDYIKNDSRNAQTFTVLFQEWQPDIFVDTHTSNGADYQHTMTLIATQKDKLQAPLREYLTSQLLPQLYGNMQKQQLPMCPYVDSKGETPDSGLIGFLETPRYSTGYTTLFNTIGFVTETHMLKPFANRVQAQYHFLDVLIRIVQKDAAKIAAARQQSVKEMLSQKQFPLTWQLDTTVVDTLTFLGYEAKHKPSEVSGLSRLYYDRQAPFSKKINYYNTYRATLSVAKPVAYVVPQAWEEVIDRLRLNRVKMRQLRRDTSLTAEVYYITDYKTSTRSYEGHYLHSGGQVRSEKQRLNYFAGDYIVPTNQPAARFLVETLEPQATDSYFNWGFFDEILQQKEYFSNYVFEDIAAQLLQQDANLKKQLQEFITKNPEAAKNAQAQLDFVYRHSPYYEKSHLRYPVTRIVNKTF, from the coding sequence ATGCTAGTAACTTTACTTTCTTTAATTCTTCAAATAAATCCGATTACACCACCACCGGGCAACTGGCTTACTCCTTACGAAAAAAGCTACGGTAAAAAAACCGCTACGTATAAAGAATGTATCTCCTACTACCAAGCGTTAGATAACGCTTTCGAGGAATTAAAATTAATAGAATACGGCGCAACAGACTCGGGCAAACCCTTGCACGTGGCAGTAGTATCGATGGATAAAGATTTTAATCCTACTTCCGTCCGCAGAAAAAATAAACGGGTAATATTAATTCAAAACGGGATTCATCCCGGGGAGCCCGAGGGCATTGATGCCAGCATGATGCTGGCCCGCGACTACCTGCAAAAGAAAGAAGGACGGGCGCTTTTAAAAGAGGTGGTACTAGTATTTATTCCCATTTATAACGTAGATGGAGCTTTAAACCGCAATAGCTACAGCCGGGCCAACCAGGATGGACCGGAAAGCTTCGGTTTCCGGGGAAATGCCCGTAACCTGGATTTAAACCGCGATTACATTAAAAACGATTCGCGCAATGCGCAAACGTTTACGGTGCTTTTTCAAGAATGGCAACCTGATATTTTTGTGGATACCCATACTTCTAACGGAGCCGATTACCAACACACCATGACTTTAATTGCCACCCAGAAAGATAAGTTACAGGCGCCGCTCAGGGAGTATTTAACTAGCCAACTTTTGCCCCAGCTTTACGGGAACATGCAAAAACAACAATTGCCTATGTGCCCCTACGTAGATTCGAAAGGTGAAACGCCCGATTCCGGTTTAATTGGTTTTTTAGAAACGCCCCGCTACTCCACGGGTTACACCACATTATTTAATACAATTGGCTTTGTCACCGAAACGCACATGCTTAAGCCTTTCGCTAACCGCGTACAGGCGCAATACCATTTTCTGGATGTCCTTATCCGGATAGTACAAAAAGATGCGGCAAAAATTGCTGCCGCCCGCCAGCAGTCCGTTAAGGAAATGCTTTCCCAAAAACAATTTCCTTTAACCTGGCAATTAGATACAACGGTGGTGGACACCCTTACTTTTTTAGGTTACGAAGCCAAGCACAAACCCAGCGAAGTAAGCGGCTTAAGCCGTTTGTACTACGACCGCCAAGCCCCTTTTTCTAAAAAAATTAATTATTACAATACGTATCGGGCTACCCTAAGTGTCGCTAAACCGGTTGCCTACGTGGTGCCGCAGGCCTGGGAAGAAGTAATTGACCGTTTACGCTTAAATCGCGTGAAAATGCGTCAACTACGCCGGGATACCAGCCTTACCGCCGAAGTGTATTATATTACCGATTATAAAACCAGCACCCGATCTTACGAAGGCCATTACCTGCACTCCGGCGGGCAAGTGCGCTCCGAAAAACAACGTTTAAATTATTTTGCCGGCGATTATATTGTTCCTACTAATCAACCGGCGGCTCGTTTTCTAGTGGAAACCCTGGAACCGCAAGCCACTGACTCTTACTTTAACTGGGGCTTTTTCGATGAAATTCTGCAGCAGAAAGAGTATTTTTCCAATTACGTTTTTGAGGATATTGCGGCGCAACTTTTACAACAAGACGCAAACCTGAAAAAGCAATTACAGGAATTTATCACCAAAAATCCGGAAGCCGCTAAAAACGCTCAGGCCCAACTTGATTTTGTTTACCGCCACTCGCCGTATTACGAAAAATCACACTTGCGCTACCCGGTTACCCGGATTGTAAACAAAACTTTTTGA